A genomic region of Saccopteryx bilineata isolate mSacBil1 chromosome 1, mSacBil1_pri_phased_curated, whole genome shotgun sequence contains the following coding sequences:
- the RAB30 gene encoding ras-related protein Rab-30: MSMEDYDFLFKIVLIGNAGVGKTCLVRRFTQGLFPPGQGATIGVDFMIKTVEINGEKVKLQIWDTAGQERFRSITQSYYRSANALILTYDITCEESFRCLPEWLREIEQYASNKVITVLVGNKIDLAERREVSQQRAEEFSEAQDMYYLETSAKESDNVEKLFLDLACRLISEARQNTLVNNVSSPLPGEGKSISYLTCCNFN, translated from the exons ATGAGTATGGAAGATTATGATTTCctgtttaaaattgttttaattggcAATGCTGGTGTGGGGAAGACGTGCCTAGTCCGACGATTCACTCAG GGTCTTTTCCCCCCAGGTCAAGGAGCCACAATTGGAGTTGATTTTATGATTAAGACAGTGGAGATTAATGGTGAAAAAGTAAAG CTTCAGATCTGGGACACAGCCGGTCAGGAGAGATTCCGGTCCATTACCCAGAGCTATTACCGAAGCGCCAATGCCTTGATCCTCACCTATGACATAACCTGTGAGGAATCCTTCCGTTGCCTTCCTGAGTGGCTGCGGGAAATAGAACAATATGCGAGCAACAAGGTCATCACTGTGCTAGTCG gCAACAAGATTGACCTGGCTGAAAGGAGAGAGGTCTCCCAGCAGAGAGCTGAAGAATTCTCAGAAGCCCAGGACATGTATTATCTGGAGACCTCAGCCAAGGAATCTGATAACGTGGAGAAACTCTTCCTTGACCTAGCATGCCGCCTCATCAGTGAAGCCAGGCAGAACACACTTGTGAACAATGTATCATCACCCTTACCTGGAGAAGGGAAAAGCATCAGCTATTTGACTTGTTGTAACTTCAACTGA
- the DDIAS gene encoding LOW QUALITY PROTEIN: DNA damage-induced apoptosis suppressor protein (The sequence of the model RefSeq protein was modified relative to this genomic sequence to represent the inferred CDS: inserted 9 bases in 8 codons; deleted 1 base in 1 codon; substituted 8 bases at 8 genomic stop codons), which yields MATITAAWPMQVRIGFKQSNFENXHGQGLDSSNFLEQCCDRRRGKAXCQIVLPAQGGAGFTVIDYFRQLFRLSDFRKCHSGSHTPDSHLLALEPSSIDGSSVCVLESSSFSESHGRDDFLIFCQPXLKLTSTVSQLTDDDNSSASEQSQAVDALPQNRNCISLAEDTGSKSCHGAIQCSWSLVSXMDXKSPAQSLDEKLGLQAHQPSAVHSSHHEIGVTGSNLFPLKMREPHEPSNTISFHSAVEIKNRNSQRELTCHQCHDSVPLLPPPNLQERPTCCPPSSSLRLXRAGGFQDYDPKIWGDLPFFKSLNKFLAVIESEIAPTQTDASSRKHPLSNSIDKLHANHSNLSVIPXRTTRALHIPLVALRSSQATIKADSGKVXLLSSCEANPTPSVQKESQXEAVSVSRNGREVSTYFLPNAYLSSQFSSSKGLGITSTLWGSTRISPQRAAISLKHSTSKSNHSCLYIKYFDGCGEXIALEMSKKLTTLCSRKYSAVPDLCNLENKLYSRWLESQXDSLRICRKLTCPLEALCSNPNKITTTLKEMAYRRIDNNLTQNGFTGDRGSCNPSANLFDDHAKEMDIAAEITKKRKSQDILLXXGYSLAESHHTKSDFSLSSFSENSSQSSQKLSLQDMSASMSTTKKTCSSPYFPSDSGNDFEDNQDFVPCSQSTPVAEFXPRNHWMAGDVKKLPAFYSDPDAKYXKKNTSISSKNEAXQVTLRNMKYENSQKSRSPVISGMTQAEVFNSCPIADCLESDIDEWTPSITKKVFLSDMLGFQAIGLRKYPVASCGPGPWPATLRKLRSHWSQKVREQEAHHRQSSPAICGPSGRC from the exons TGTCCTACCAGCCCAGGGTGGTGCAGGCTTCACTGTCATTGACTATTTCCGGCAGCTTTTTCGGCTTTCCGATTTCAGAAAATGTCATAGTGGCTCCCACACACCTGATAGTCACTTACTTGCCTTAGAACCCTCAAGTATTGATGGCAGCAGCGTATGTGTCTTAGAGagcagttctttttctgagtccCATGGCAGAgatgattttttaatattctgtcaGC TACTTAAACTCACTTCCACTGTTTCACAACTAACAGATGATGATAATTCCTCAGCTTCAGAACAAAGCCAGGCAGTTGATGCTCTTCCACAGAACAGAAATTGCATTTCCTTGGCAGAGGACACTGGTTCCAAGAGTTGCCATGGTGCTATTCAGTGTTCATGGAGCCTTGTTTCATAGATGGATTAAAAGAGTCCAGCACAAAGCTTGGATGAAAAACTTGGCTTACAAGCTCATCAGCCAAGTGCAGTACACAGCAGTCATCATGAAATTGGAGTTA cTGGTTCCAATTTATTCCCCTTGAAAATGCGAGAACCCCATGAGCCAAGTAATACAATATCCTTTCACAGTGcagtagaaattaaaaatagaaattctcaGCGTGAGCTAACGTGTCACCAGTGTCATGATTCAgtacct ctcctccctcccccgaaCCTTCAGGAAAGACCTACTTGCTGTCCACCTTCTTCATCACTCAGAC GGAGAGCTGGTGGTTTCCAGGATTATGACCCCAAGATTTGGGGTGACCTGCCATTCTTTAAAAGCTTAAACAAGTTTCTGGCAGTTATTGAAAGTGAGATTGCTCCAACTCAGACAGATgccagcagcaggaagcatcctcTAAGTAATAGCATTGATAAATTACATGCAAACCACAGCAATTTATCTGTGATTCCCTAGAGAACTACTAGAGCCTTGCATATACCGCTTGTAGCTTTAAGATCATCACAAGCAACAATCAAAGCAGACTCTGGCAAAGT ACTCCTTTCCAGTTGTGAAGCAAATCCAACTCCTAGTGTTCAAAAAGAGTCAC CAGAGGCTGTCTCTGTGAGTAGAAATGGAAGAGAGGTATCTACATATTTTCTACCAAATGCTTATCTGTCATCTCAGTTTTCATCTTCAAAAGGTTTAGGAATAACATCTACTCTTTGGGGGTCTACCAGAATTTCACCACAGAGGGCTGCAATTTCTCTTAAACATAGTACTTCAAAGAGTAACCATTCTTGTCTCTATATCAAATATTTTGATGGGTGTGGAG AAATTGCTTTGGAAATGAGTAAAAAGTTGACAACTTTGTGTTCTAGGAAGTATAGTGCTGTTCCTGACCTTTGCAACttagaaaataaactatataGTAGGTGGCTAGAGAGCC GGGACAGTCTTAGAATCTGCAGGAAACTTACGTGTCCCTTAGAAGCTCTGTGCAGTAATCCGAATAAAATTACAACTACATTGAAGGAAATGGCTTATAGACGTATTGATAATAATTTAACACAGAATGGTTTTACTGGTGATAGAGGTAGCTGCAATCCTTCTGCTAATCTCTTTGATGATCATGCTAAAGAAATGGATATTGCAGCAGaaatcaccaaaaaaagaaaatcacaggaTATTTTGTTATAATGAGGATACTCTTTGGCAGAAAGTCATCATACAAAATCTGATTTTTcactgagttcattttctgaaaactCCAGCCAATCTTCACAAAAATTATCCTTGCAGGACATGTCTGCCTCCATGT caactactaaaaaAACATGCTCTTCACCATATTTTCCATCAGATTCAGGAAATGATTTTGAAGATAACCAAGACTTTGTTCCATGTTCACAGTCAACTCCAGTTGCAGAAT TCCCACGAAACCATTGGATGGCAGGAGATGTCAAGAAATTACCTGCCTTTTATTCAGATCCTGAtgctaagtattaaaaaaaaaatacaagtatttCCTCTAAAAATGAAGCATAGCAAGTCACTCTCagaaatatgaaatatgaaaacAGCCAGAAATCCAGAAGCCCTGTTATTTCTGGTATGACACAAGCAGAGGTTTTTAACAGCTGTCCTATTGCTGACTGCCTTGAATCTGACATTGATGAATGGACCCCTTCTATtacaaaaaaagtatttctttcaGATATGCTTGGATTCCAAGCCATCGGTCTAAGGAAATACCCTGTTGCCT CCTGTGGACCAGGCCCTTGGCCTGCCACGCTGCGTAAACTCAGGAGTCACTGGAGTCAGAAGGTCCGAGAGCAGGAGGCACATCATCGTCAGAGCTCCCCAGCAATCTGTGGCCCATCGGGCCGCTGCTGA